Proteins from a genomic interval of Balaenoptera musculus isolate JJ_BM4_2016_0621 chromosome 16, mBalMus1.pri.v3, whole genome shotgun sequence:
- the PRAP1 gene encoding proline-rich acidic protein 1 yields the protein MRRLLLITSLGAAFLLEAGSAWSPQVLVQTKGKVGAEQGTEEAWGARAVEPPEKDRQLMGLFMAPKLLATTGEKRPGAEALAETKDTLGRVPSPRWGPEPDHDSLYHNWPEEAQGEARPWAQVLPPRQVLQGPEEDRDHIYHPKEDSWEP from the exons ATGAGGAG GCTCCTCCTGATCACCAGCCTGGGGGCTGCGTTTCTGCTGGAGGCGGGCTCAGCATGGAGCCCCCAG GTCCTCGTCCAGACCAAAGGCAAAGTCGGGGCTGAGCAGGGCACAGAGGA GGCCTGGGGCGCCCGAGCGGTGGAGCCTCCGGAGAAGGACAGACAGCTCATGGGGCTGTTCATGGCGCCAAAGCTCTTGGCCACCACCGGGGAGAAGCGGCCAG GTGCCGAGGCCCTGGCAGAGACCAAGGACACCCTGGGCCGTGTCCCAAGCCCCCGGTGGGGCCCTGAGCCTGACCATGACAGCCTGTACCACAACTGGCCCGAGGAGGCCCAGGGGGAGGCAAGGCCCTGGGCTCAGGTGCTGCCACCTCGGCAAGTGCTTCAAGGGCCAGAGGAGGACCGAGACCACATCTACCACCCCAAGGAAGACTCCTGGGAGCCTTGA